One stretch of Nakamurella alba DNA includes these proteins:
- a CDS encoding cytochrome P450 translates to MSPTLLPRAGRAQDVGVHAPPTPTLAELTADPHPALAALRSRQPVSWVEAVGGWMVLSYDLAVQVMRDADTFTVDDPRFTTSRVVGRSMLSTDGEEHRRHRSPFIAPFTPRATRETFAAFVENEADRLVAGLAARNAAELRTAVAGPMAVACMRFALGLEQLPVDLLLGWYRDIVGAVDGLTPDAAVPPSGLSAYGELSTAVLDAAARSASPFLAGIVGGADALSPEELAGNVAVLLFGGIETTEGMIANLLFHLFTTPGALTVSSDAAARRAALQDALEESLRLEPAAAEVDRYATRDVEIGGASVRRGDLVIVSLTAANRDPAVFADPDAFRPGRENGRRHLAFAQGPHICPGLHLARLETLTLLDRLLRLPGFRPAAGLTPPTGLVFRKPLAVPAVWS, encoded by the coding sequence GTGTCACCCACCCTGCTGCCACGCGCCGGCCGGGCGCAGGATGTCGGGGTGCACGCACCGCCCACGCCCACCCTCGCCGAGCTGACCGCCGACCCGCACCCCGCACTGGCCGCTCTGCGCTCCCGGCAGCCGGTGTCGTGGGTGGAGGCGGTCGGCGGCTGGATGGTGCTGTCCTACGACCTGGCCGTGCAGGTCATGCGGGACGCCGACACCTTCACCGTCGACGACCCACGGTTCACCACGTCGCGGGTGGTCGGCCGCAGCATGCTCTCCACCGACGGCGAGGAGCACCGCCGGCACCGCTCGCCGTTCATCGCACCGTTCACCCCGCGCGCCACCCGGGAGACCTTCGCCGCGTTCGTCGAGAACGAGGCCGACCGGCTGGTGGCAGGCCTGGCAGCGCGCAACGCCGCCGAATTGCGCACCGCGGTGGCCGGCCCGATGGCGGTGGCGTGCATGCGGTTCGCCCTCGGCCTCGAGCAGCTTCCGGTCGACCTGCTGCTCGGCTGGTACCGCGACATCGTCGGCGCTGTGGACGGTCTCACCCCGGACGCCGCGGTGCCGCCGTCCGGCCTGTCCGCGTACGGCGAGCTGTCCACCGCGGTGCTGGACGCCGCCGCGCGCTCGGCCTCACCGTTCCTGGCGGGCATCGTCGGTGGTGCGGACGCGCTCTCCCCCGAGGAACTGGCCGGGAACGTCGCAGTGCTGCTGTTCGGCGGCATCGAGACCACCGAGGGGATGATCGCGAACCTGCTGTTCCACCTCTTCACCACGCCGGGCGCACTCACTGTGTCTTCTGATGCCGCCGCTCGGCGGGCCGCTCTGCAGGACGCGCTGGAGGAGTCGCTGCGGCTGGAGCCCGCGGCAGCGGAGGTGGACCGGTACGCGACCCGCGACGTCGAGATCGGTGGGGCGTCGGTCCGGCGGGGAGACCTGGTGATCGTCTCGCTGACCGCGGCGAACCGGGATCCGGCGGTGTTCGCCGATCCCGACGCGTTCCGGCCCGGCCGGGAGAACGGCCGCCGTCATCTGGCCTTCGCGCAGGGCCCGCACATCTGCCCCGGCCTGCACCTGGCGCGACTGGAGACCCTCACCCTGCTCGACCGGCTGCTGCGACTGCCGGGATTCCGGCCCGCAGCCGGCCTCACACCGCCGACCGGCCTGGTGTTCCGCAAGCCGCTCGCGGTGCCGGCCGTCTGGTCCTGA
- a CDS encoding CocE/NonD family hydrolase, whose protein sequence is MTPTVAGIERGQRRLNGPQTSGREYRNLSEPAFRTVRTDDVPIELRDGVTLLGDVYRPDADAPVPALVSFSAYPRQIQDLGAPLGFIEAGATDFFVPRGYAQVIVNARGTSGSEGTWSMLDEQEGRDVYDVVEWLAAQPWCDGNVGMLGISYFAMAQLAGAARRPPHLKAIFPLAASHDMYEAVWHNGLLSANFVSGWMPAVGVLAQRPGSFWHSRRIDLARHALNAAPVHRRMAHIDGESIVTVLQKVIRSQAPQQPYGQLWDAAAVDHPVRDEFWDARDTTAALAGLDIPVYLGCDLENVPLHLPGTYRMWKLLRHNPDVRMSLLAPGGLSWPWESMHIEALAWYDHWLRGADTGIMDGPAVRYFLPGADRWRTAESWPPAESSLRPLALRGDGVLGDDEGVAGVSESQYLPADLDAARPKNLQPNGLPDQLDWEIEATDVPIDIVGDVELRVDAVTGGGDLAWIAMLSDVAPDGSVTRVTAGWLRAELRAVDEALSVDGAPVLPCRTVLAVPAGEVVTYRIPLVPIAHRIRPGHRLRLTIAHDDRGENGPTVMGFTHAPVGGRSHTRVLSSSRLLLPVLPAGASEA, encoded by the coding sequence ATGACCCCCACCGTCGCCGGCATCGAGCGCGGCCAGCGTCGACTCAACGGACCGCAGACCAGCGGCCGGGAGTACCGCAACCTGTCGGAGCCGGCATTCCGTACGGTGCGCACCGACGACGTGCCCATCGAACTGCGCGACGGGGTGACGCTGCTCGGCGACGTGTACCGGCCGGACGCCGACGCGCCGGTCCCGGCGCTGGTGTCCTTCAGCGCGTACCCGCGCCAGATCCAGGACCTGGGGGCGCCCCTCGGCTTCATCGAGGCCGGCGCCACGGATTTCTTCGTCCCGCGTGGCTACGCGCAGGTGATCGTCAACGCGCGTGGCACCTCCGGCTCGGAGGGCACCTGGTCGATGCTCGACGAGCAGGAGGGCCGTGACGTGTACGACGTCGTCGAGTGGCTGGCTGCCCAGCCCTGGTGCGACGGGAATGTCGGCATGCTGGGCATCAGCTACTTCGCCATGGCCCAGCTCGCGGGCGCCGCCCGGCGGCCGCCGCACCTGAAGGCGATTTTCCCGCTTGCCGCCTCCCACGACATGTACGAGGCGGTCTGGCACAACGGGCTGCTCAGCGCGAACTTCGTCTCCGGCTGGATGCCGGCAGTGGGGGTGCTCGCACAGCGGCCCGGTTCGTTCTGGCACAGCCGGCGCATCGACCTGGCCCGGCACGCGCTCAACGCCGCGCCGGTGCACCGCCGCATGGCCCACATCGACGGCGAGTCCATCGTCACGGTGCTCCAGAAGGTGATCCGGTCGCAGGCGCCGCAGCAGCCGTACGGGCAGCTCTGGGACGCCGCCGCGGTGGACCACCCGGTCCGTGACGAGTTCTGGGATGCCCGCGACACCACCGCCGCGCTGGCCGGTCTCGACATCCCGGTGTACCTGGGCTGCGACCTGGAGAACGTGCCGTTGCACCTGCCGGGCACCTACCGGATGTGGAAGCTGTTGCGGCACAACCCCGACGTCCGGATGTCGCTGCTGGCCCCGGGCGGCCTGTCCTGGCCGTGGGAGAGCATGCACATCGAGGCACTGGCCTGGTACGACCACTGGCTGCGTGGTGCCGACACCGGGATCATGGACGGACCGGCGGTGCGCTACTTCCTGCCCGGTGCCGACCGGTGGCGGACCGCGGAGTCCTGGCCGCCGGCCGAGTCGTCGCTGCGGCCGCTGGCACTGCGCGGCGACGGGGTGCTGGGCGACGACGAGGGTGTGGCCGGGGTGTCCGAGTCGCAGTACCTGCCCGCCGATCTCGATGCCGCCCGGCCGAAGAACCTGCAGCCGAACGGGTTGCCGGACCAGCTCGACTGGGAGATCGAGGCGACCGACGTGCCGATCGACATCGTGGGTGACGTCGAGCTGCGGGTCGATGCCGTGACGGGCGGCGGTGACCTGGCATGGATCGCGATGCTCTCCGACGTGGCGCCGGACGGGTCGGTCACCCGGGTGACAGCGGGCTGGCTGCGCGCCGAGCTGCGGGCGGTCGACGAGGCGCTCAGCGTCGACGGCGCACCGGTGCTGCCTTGCCGGACCGTCCTCGCGGTGCCGGCCGGAGAGGTCGTCACCTACCGGATCCCGCTCGTGCCGATCGCTCACCGGATCCGGCCCGGACATCGTCTGCGGCTCACCATCGCCCACGACGACCGCGGTGAGAACGGGCCCACCGTCATGGGTTTCACCCATGCCCCGGTCGGTGGCCGGTCGCACACCCGGGTCCTCAGCTCGTCCCGGCTGCTGCTGCCGGTGCTGCCGGCCGGTGCATCGGAGGCATGA
- a CDS encoding LuxR C-terminal-related transcriptional regulator: protein MSAPVGPTPPTDRVDAATLDAALSAALGRASGGEPELVVVEGAPGTGKSAALDRLMAAARDTSLLYGCGRSDGDPPAYDLLEQYGTEPVPERCAPPMAAQMLRRAVDAAGQIGPGPVLLVVDDLQWADPESVDALVHLLRRARGDRLLVVATTRPLGPGTHPALQRRLDTGLGRRLTLTGLDLASAGRLADRLRPELGAAVAESLWRHTGGNPLFLRSLLERTDLDLAAAAELPAPDEYGRQITDRWSRLAESARETLLAMCVLTESWLPETGTAAIGVSPAPGDLALLERAGLLLRRPGEVGIPHALTRAAVLQAADPDAVRTLHRRAAAISDGAAALDHRIAATEGTDDLLADDLAAAAQDLHDRGAHRSAARRYLQSARLCTDPAPALLRRYESMVDTLLQPTGRLSPGDAELLAAHAGSIPAAVVTGLAELAAGQWTVGYRKLRQATGIPGSGREPRPDPEGWHYRYAVLLAWAGMASDAATSDVERHLSDAVVLRGRPDPAFTGEEARVRGYLTERRLGVTGARELFAGLPDDPVRVPTAASLGLLARGVTGLRLCLLDEAIADLGELRRRVEDGAVSDISNGAFFAALACSLWLRGEWDRAAVIARQGTESFPRYEAPHLAAAQSMIASVRGDLAAADTHLGRARAFLADHPWPEPERLLLNAEVVRVLVDPDPAARHRFRPDHRVLRRMLGNRAPALWEVMFAAQALLWLDDPVGATTLIDTIGRDGSAPAWAGAVRDRLAGLVREAAGDLAGALGLLERAGTGIGDEVPWLRALTFTDLARLRHRSGAAAGEAAAEARRWFRLLGAPVPADVDRWVTAPAGPAGPVDPAPVRDSTPGWQLSEREREVLALVIQGLSHQQTARELFVTRSTVNFHLGNIYAKVGVSSRHDLTAMVRSDPAAFGILLR, encoded by the coding sequence ATGTCCGCACCCGTTGGTCCCACCCCTCCCACCGACCGCGTCGATGCCGCCACCCTCGACGCGGCACTGTCCGCTGCCCTGGGGCGGGCCTCGGGCGGCGAGCCGGAACTGGTGGTGGTGGAGGGCGCGCCCGGCACCGGCAAGTCCGCCGCGCTGGACCGGCTGATGGCCGCCGCCAGGGACACGTCGCTGCTGTACGGCTGCGGCCGTTCCGACGGCGATCCCCCGGCCTACGACCTGCTCGAGCAGTACGGGACCGAGCCCGTCCCCGAACGGTGCGCACCACCGATGGCGGCGCAGATGCTCCGCCGGGCGGTGGACGCCGCGGGGCAGATCGGTCCGGGACCCGTGCTGCTGGTCGTCGACGATCTGCAGTGGGCGGACCCGGAGTCGGTGGACGCCCTGGTCCACCTGCTGCGCCGGGCACGGGGGGACCGGCTGCTGGTGGTCGCCACCACCCGGCCGCTCGGGCCGGGCACGCACCCGGCCCTGCAGCGCCGGCTCGACACCGGCTTGGGTCGACGGCTCACGCTGACCGGCCTCGACCTGGCGTCGGCGGGCCGACTCGCCGACCGGTTGCGGCCCGAACTCGGTGCCGCGGTGGCGGAGTCGCTGTGGCGGCACACCGGCGGCAACCCGCTGTTCCTGCGCTCCCTGTTGGAACGCACCGACCTCGATCTCGCAGCGGCGGCCGAGCTCCCCGCCCCCGACGAGTACGGGCGGCAGATCACCGATCGGTGGTCCCGGCTGGCGGAGAGCGCCAGGGAGACGCTGCTGGCGATGTGCGTGCTGACGGAGTCGTGGCTGCCGGAGACCGGGACCGCGGCGATCGGGGTATCTCCGGCTCCCGGCGACCTGGCACTGCTCGAGCGGGCCGGACTGCTGCTGCGCCGGCCCGGCGAGGTGGGCATCCCGCACGCGCTGACCCGGGCCGCAGTGTTGCAGGCCGCCGACCCGGATGCCGTGCGGACGCTGCACCGGCGCGCGGCCGCGATCAGTGACGGCGCCGCGGCCCTCGACCACCGCATCGCGGCCACCGAGGGCACCGACGACCTGCTGGCGGACGACCTCGCCGCTGCCGCGCAGGATCTGCACGACCGCGGCGCCCACCGCTCGGCGGCGCGCCGGTACCTGCAGTCCGCGCGCCTCTGCACGGACCCGGCACCGGCGCTGCTCCGGCGCTACGAGTCGATGGTCGACACCCTGCTGCAGCCGACGGGGCGGCTCTCGCCCGGTGACGCCGAACTGCTCGCCGCCCACGCCGGATCGATCCCGGCGGCGGTGGTGACCGGACTCGCCGAGCTCGCCGCCGGCCAGTGGACGGTCGGCTACCGGAAACTCCGGCAGGCCACCGGCATACCGGGATCCGGCCGGGAACCCCGGCCGGATCCCGAGGGCTGGCACTACCGTTATGCGGTCCTGCTCGCCTGGGCCGGGATGGCCTCCGACGCCGCGACCTCCGACGTCGAGCGGCATCTCTCCGACGCCGTGGTGCTGCGCGGCCGCCCGGACCCGGCCTTCACCGGCGAGGAGGCGCGGGTCCGCGGTTATCTGACGGAACGGCGGCTGGGTGTCACCGGGGCCCGTGAGCTGTTCGCCGGTCTTCCCGACGATCCGGTGCGGGTGCCGACCGCCGCGTCGCTCGGGCTGCTCGCGCGCGGCGTCACCGGTCTGCGCCTCTGCCTGCTGGACGAGGCGATCGCCGATCTCGGCGAGCTGCGCCGGCGGGTCGAGGACGGCGCGGTCAGCGACATCAGCAACGGCGCGTTCTTCGCGGCACTGGCCTGTTCGCTGTGGCTGCGCGGCGAGTGGGACCGGGCCGCCGTGATCGCCCGGCAGGGCACCGAGTCGTTCCCGCGTTACGAGGCGCCCCATCTGGCGGCAGCGCAGTCGATGATCGCGTCCGTGCGGGGCGACCTGGCCGCTGCCGACACGCATCTCGGCCGGGCCCGTGCGTTCCTCGCCGATCACCCGTGGCCCGAGCCGGAGCGGCTGTTGCTCAATGCCGAGGTGGTCCGCGTGCTGGTCGATCCCGATCCGGCGGCGCGGCACCGGTTCCGGCCGGACCACCGGGTGCTCCGCCGGATGCTCGGCAACCGGGCGCCGGCGCTGTGGGAGGTGATGTTCGCCGCGCAGGCGCTGCTCTGGCTCGACGACCCGGTCGGCGCGACGACGTTGATCGACACGATCGGTCGCGACGGCAGCGCTCCCGCCTGGGCGGGTGCCGTCCGCGACCGGCTGGCGGGACTGGTCCGGGAAGCCGCCGGCGACCTGGCCGGCGCGCTGGGGCTGCTCGAGCGGGCCGGCACCGGGATCGGCGACGAGGTCCCGTGGCTGCGCGCACTGACCTTCACCGATCTCGCCCGCCTCCGCCACCGCTCCGGGGCGGCGGCCGGTGAGGCCGCCGCCGAGGCACGCCGCTGGTTCCGGCTGCTCGGCGCACCGGTGCCCGCGGACGTCGACCGGTGGGTCACTGCTCCTGCCGGTCCAGCCGGTCCTGTCGATCCCGCGCCGGTCAGGGACAGCACCCCCGGGTGGCAGCTGTCGGAGCGGGAGCGGGAGGTGCTGGCGCTGGTGATCCAGGGCCTGTCCCACCAGCAGACCGCGCGCGAACTGTTCGTCACCCGCAGCACGGTGAATTTCCACCTCGGCAACATCTACGCGAAGGTCGGCGTCTCCTCCCGGCACGACCTCACGGCGATGGTCCGCAGCGATCCGGCGGCCTTCGGCATCCTCCTCCGGTGA
- a CDS encoding COG4315 family predicted lipoprotein produces the protein MTSLSRGAMACALATSLLLLTACGSDTPATSSSTAPATTAPATTAAATSASAAGGNGPASSASGAAALGVGDTSLGSVVVDGTGMTAYIFTKDTAGSGSSSCAGDCATAWPAIHADSATPEVDGVTGTVGTITGTDGELQVTLDGLPLYTFAKDAAPGDVNGQGVNGVWFVVGADGAPVGMSSAAPTS, from the coding sequence GTGACCTCATTGTCACGCGGGGCGATGGCCTGCGCCCTCGCCACCTCCCTGCTCCTGCTCACGGCCTGTGGTTCCGACACCCCGGCCACCTCGAGCAGCACCGCACCCGCAACCACCGCACCTGCGACGACCGCAGCCGCGACGAGCGCGTCGGCCGCCGGCGGCAACGGCCCGGCGTCGTCCGCCTCCGGAGCGGCTGCCCTGGGTGTCGGCGACACGTCCCTGGGCTCCGTCGTGGTCGACGGCACGGGGATGACCGCCTACATCTTCACCAAGGACACCGCGGGCAGCGGCAGCAGCTCCTGCGCGGGCGACTGCGCCACCGCCTGGCCGGCGATCCACGCCGACTCCGCGACGCCCGAGGTCGACGGCGTGACCGGCACCGTCGGCACCATCACCGGCACCGACGGCGAGCTGCAGGTCACGCTGGACGGCCTCCCGCTCTACACCTTCGCCAAGGACGCCGCCCCGGGCGACGTCAACGGCCAGGGCGTGAACGGGGTCTGGTTCGTGGTCGGCGCCGACGGGGCGCCGGTCGGCATGTCGAGCGCCGCACCGACGAGCTGA
- a CDS encoding DHA2 family efflux MFS transporter permease subunit produces the protein MTSAAPGAIPADSDKLDKGVLKIAGVTVLGAIMAILDTTVVSVALTTFQTVFEASTATVAWTMTGYTLALATVIPLTGWAADRFGTKRLYMVSIGLFLIGSVLCGLAWDITSLIVFRVLQGLGGGMLMPLGMTMLTRAAGPTRVGRVMAVLGVPMLLGPILGPILGGWLIDIASWHWIFFINVPIGLGALYAAWKILPKDTPTPSESFDFVGMALLSPGLAAFLYGVSSIPEVGTFAHARVLAPALIGLALMVAFVFHALRKDHPLIDLHLFRNRNLTVSVLTMSLFAIAFFGAMLLFPLYFQQVRLESSLSAGLLLAPQGLGAMLTMPIAGRLTDKYGPGRFVLTGIVLIGGGLAVFTQLTATTPYGVILPVLFVMGMGMGMTMMPVMSAAMSSLTHHEVARGSTLMNIVQQSAGSIGTALMSVILTNQFLSKPSGDIAQVLRDNPAAAADPQLLGQLLTPEQLQLVGQWSAQPGGLQAVLAGDMASGFGVTFIVATVLVAACLIPAFFLPRKRSEALPEGEQAQMPVAMH, from the coding sequence ATGACATCCGCCGCTCCCGGCGCGATCCCGGCCGACTCGGACAAGCTCGACAAGGGCGTCCTGAAGATCGCCGGCGTCACGGTGCTCGGCGCCATCATGGCGATCCTGGACACCACCGTCGTCAGCGTCGCGCTGACGACCTTCCAGACGGTCTTCGAGGCCAGCACGGCCACCGTCGCCTGGACGATGACCGGCTACACCCTGGCCCTGGCCACCGTCATCCCGCTCACCGGCTGGGCCGCCGACCGGTTCGGTACCAAACGCCTCTACATGGTCTCGATCGGGCTGTTCCTGATCGGCTCCGTGCTCTGCGGCCTGGCCTGGGACATCACCTCGCTGATCGTCTTCCGGGTGCTGCAGGGCCTGGGCGGCGGCATGCTCATGCCGCTGGGCATGACGATGCTGACCCGCGCCGCCGGCCCGACCCGGGTCGGCCGGGTGATGGCCGTGCTCGGTGTGCCGATGCTGCTCGGCCCGATCCTCGGACCCATCCTCGGCGGCTGGCTGATCGACATCGCCAGCTGGCACTGGATCTTCTTCATCAACGTGCCGATCGGCCTCGGGGCGCTCTACGCCGCATGGAAGATCCTGCCCAAGGACACGCCGACCCCGTCCGAGTCCTTCGACTTCGTCGGCATGGCCCTGCTCTCCCCCGGCCTGGCCGCCTTCCTGTACGGCGTCTCCTCCATCCCCGAGGTCGGCACCTTCGCCCACGCCCGGGTGCTGGCGCCGGCGCTGATCGGCCTGGCGCTGATGGTGGCGTTCGTCTTCCACGCCCTGCGCAAGGACCACCCGCTGATCGACCTGCACCTGTTCCGCAACCGGAACCTGACGGTGTCGGTGCTGACCATGTCGCTGTTCGCGATCGCGTTCTTCGGCGCCATGCTGCTGTTCCCGCTGTACTTCCAGCAGGTGCGGCTCGAGTCCTCGCTCAGCGCCGGTCTGCTGCTGGCACCGCAGGGTCTGGGCGCCATGCTGACCATGCCGATCGCGGGCCGGCTCACCGACAAGTACGGCCCGGGACGCTTCGTGCTGACCGGCATCGTGCTGATCGGCGGCGGTCTGGCCGTTTTCACCCAGCTCACCGCCACCACCCCGTACGGCGTGATCCTGCCGGTGCTGTTCGTGATGGGCATGGGGATGGGCATGACGATGATGCCGGTGATGTCGGCGGCGATGAGCTCGCTCACCCACCACGAGGTGGCCCGCGGCTCGACGCTGATGAACATCGTCCAGCAGAGCGCCGGGTCCATCGGCACCGCCCTGATGTCGGTGATCCTGACCAACCAGTTCCTGTCCAAGCCGTCCGGCGACATCGCCCAGGTGCTGCGGGACAACCCCGCCGCCGCGGCCGACCCGCAGCTGCTCGGCCAGTTGCTCACCCCGGAGCAGCTGCAGCTGGTCGGGCAGTGGAGCGCCCAGCCGGGCGGTCTGCAGGCGGTGCTGGCCGGTGACATGGCGTCCGGGTTCGGCGTCACCTTCATCGTGGCGACCGTGCTCGTGGCGGCCTGCCTGATCCCGGCGTTCTTCCTGCCGCGCAAGCGATCCGAGGCCCTCCCCGAGGGCGAGCAAGCACAGATGCCGGTCGCGATGCACTGA
- the thrS gene encoding threonine--tRNA ligase: MPVPPPATARVRVPAGTTASQAIGDAGLPRSGPEAVVVVREADGRLRDLAWTPEADVEVEAVPAASEDGRNVLRHSAAHVLAQAVQQKFPGAKLGIGPFVRDGFYYDFDVETPFTPEDLADFEKRMKQIVKANQRFSRRAVDPAEARTELAGEPYKLELIADHDPAADAAVDPEVMEVGGGELTIYDNLHAHTGERVWSDLCRGPHLPTTRAIPAFKLLRSSAAYWRGDQRNAGLQRIYGTAWESQEALDAYLEAQAEAERRDHRRLGAELDLFSFPDELGSGLAVFHPRGGIIRNELEQYSRAKHIEAGYSFVNTPHITKSKLYEISGHLDWYRDGMFPAMHLDAEYDADGELRKPGQDYYLKPMNCPMHNLVFGARGRSYRELPLRLFEFGSVYRYEKSGVIHGLTRVRGMTQDDAHIYCTTDQMRDELTSLLKFVLDLLADYGLDDFYLELSTRNPEKSVGSDEIWEVATATLAEVATASGLELVPDPGGAAFYGPKISVQARDAIGRTWQMSTIQLDFNLPERFGLEYTAPDGSKQRPVMIHRALFGSIERFFGVLTEHYAGAFPAWLAPVQVVGIPVAEAFADHLDAVAAQLREAGVRVEVDHSDDRMQKKIRTHTTAKVPFQLLAGAKDVEAGAVSFRFRDGSQVNGVPVAEAVSAIVEWIRLRVNDSPSAESFAPGAPAAVPAP; the protein is encoded by the coding sequence GTGCCCGTTCCGCCCCCCGCCACCGCGCGTGTGAGGGTCCCGGCGGGCACCACGGCCTCGCAGGCGATCGGCGATGCGGGACTCCCGCGCTCCGGTCCGGAGGCCGTGGTCGTCGTCCGCGAGGCGGACGGCCGGCTGCGCGACCTGGCCTGGACCCCGGAGGCCGACGTCGAGGTGGAGGCCGTACCCGCCGCGAGCGAGGACGGCCGCAACGTGCTCCGGCACTCCGCCGCCCACGTGCTGGCGCAGGCGGTGCAGCAGAAGTTCCCCGGCGCCAAGCTGGGCATCGGCCCGTTCGTCCGGGACGGCTTCTACTACGACTTCGACGTCGAGACCCCCTTCACCCCCGAGGATCTCGCCGATTTCGAGAAGCGCATGAAGCAGATCGTGAAGGCGAACCAGCGGTTCTCCCGCCGGGCCGTCGACCCTGCAGAGGCGCGCACCGAGCTGGCCGGCGAGCCGTACAAGCTGGAGCTGATCGCCGATCACGACCCGGCCGCCGACGCCGCCGTGGACCCGGAGGTCATGGAGGTGGGCGGCGGTGAGCTGACCATCTACGACAACCTGCATGCGCACACCGGCGAGCGGGTATGGAGCGACCTGTGCCGCGGCCCGCACCTGCCGACCACCCGGGCGATCCCGGCGTTCAAGCTGCTGCGCTCCTCCGCCGCCTACTGGCGTGGCGATCAGCGCAACGCCGGTCTGCAGCGGATCTACGGCACCGCCTGGGAGTCCCAGGAGGCGCTGGACGCCTACCTGGAGGCGCAGGCCGAGGCCGAGCGCCGCGACCACCGGCGCCTCGGTGCCGAGCTGGACCTGTTCTCCTTCCCGGACGAGCTGGGCTCCGGCCTGGCCGTGTTCCACCCGCGCGGCGGCATCATCCGCAACGAGCTGGAGCAGTACTCGCGGGCCAAGCACATCGAGGCCGGCTACTCGTTCGTCAACACCCCGCACATCACCAAGAGCAAGCTGTACGAGATCTCCGGCCACCTCGACTGGTACCGCGACGGCATGTTCCCGGCGATGCACCTGGACGCCGAGTACGACGCCGACGGCGAGCTGCGCAAGCCCGGCCAGGACTACTACCTCAAGCCGATGAACTGCCCGATGCACAACCTGGTCTTCGGCGCCCGCGGCCGGTCCTACCGCGAGCTGCCGCTCCGGCTGTTCGAGTTCGGATCCGTCTACCGGTACGAGAAGTCCGGCGTCATCCACGGTCTCACCCGGGTCCGCGGCATGACCCAGGACGACGCGCACATCTACTGCACCACCGACCAGATGCGCGACGAGCTCACCTCGCTGCTGAAGTTCGTGCTGGACCTGCTGGCCGACTACGGGCTGGACGACTTCTACCTGGAGCTGTCCACCCGCAACCCGGAGAAGTCCGTCGGCAGCGACGAGATCTGGGAGGTGGCCACCGCCACCCTGGCCGAGGTGGCCACCGCCAGCGGTCTCGAGCTGGTCCCGGACCCGGGAGGGGCCGCCTTCTACGGCCCGAAGATCTCGGTGCAGGCGCGCGATGCGATCGGCCGTACCTGGCAGATGTCCACCATCCAGCTGGACTTCAACCTGCCGGAGCGGTTCGGCCTGGAGTACACCGCACCCGACGGCAGCAAGCAGCGGCCGGTGATGATCCACCGAGCGCTCTTCGGGTCCATCGAGCGGTTCTTCGGGGTGCTCACCGAGCACTACGCGGGCGCGTTCCCGGCCTGGCTGGCGCCGGTGCAGGTGGTCGGCATCCCGGTGGCGGAGGCGTTCGCCGATCACCTGGACGCGGTCGCCGCGCAGCTGCGCGAGGCCGGGGTCCGGGTCGAGGTCGACCACTCCGACGACCGCATGCAGAAGAAGATCCGCACCCACACCACCGCGAAGGTGCCGTTCCAGCTGCTGGCCGGGGCCAAGGACGTGGAGGCCGGCGCAGTCTCGTTCCGCTTCCGCGACGGCAGCCAGGTCAACGGCGTGCCGGTGGCCGAGGCGGTGTCGGCGATCGTCGAGTGGATCCGGCTGCGGGTCAACGACTCGCCGTCCGCGGAGTCGTTCGCGCCGGGCGCGCCGGCCGCCGTCCCGGCCCCGTGA
- a CDS encoding MarR family winged helix-turn-helix transcriptional regulator produces MPPTAPQAGLACDLFVLLESLGRRLACGGSTAALDVLVDRDLSFSQVRCLLSLAMDDHELPIHKLAEQLRLSVAAAGRNVDHLVREGLLEREEDAADRRTKLVSLSADGRKLMAEFAFARQDSVVALLDRLDEADLRRLHAALGPVLTGLDGLSPEPADLVITTDPTATTDSTAITATDTDLEVPA; encoded by the coding sequence GTGCCCCCCACCGCCCCGCAGGCGGGCCTCGCCTGCGATCTCTTCGTGCTGCTCGAGTCGTTGGGCCGCCGCCTCGCCTGCGGCGGCAGTACCGCCGCACTGGACGTCCTGGTCGACCGGGACCTGTCCTTCTCCCAGGTCAGGTGCCTGCTCTCGCTCGCCATGGACGATCACGAACTGCCCATCCACAAGCTCGCCGAGCAGCTCCGACTCTCCGTGGCGGCCGCCGGCCGGAACGTGGACCACCTGGTGCGGGAAGGCCTGCTGGAGCGGGAGGAGGACGCGGCCGACCGTCGGACCAAGCTGGTATCCCTGTCCGCGGACGGCCGGAAACTGATGGCCGAATTCGCCTTCGCCCGGCAGGATTCCGTCGTCGCGTTGCTGGACCGGCTCGACGAGGCGGACCTGCGACGGCTGCACGCCGCGCTGGGACCGGTCCTGACCGGTCTGGACGGGCTCTCCCCGGAACCCGCCGATCTCGTCATCACCACAGACCCCACAGCCACCACCGACTCCACAGCCATCACAGCCACAGACACAGACCTGGAGGTCCCCGCATGA